In one window of Streptomyces roseofulvus DNA:
- a CDS encoding ribose-5-phosphate isomerase — MRVYIGSDHAGYELKTHLVEWLTAHGHEPVDCGPHIYDALDDYPPFCLRAAEKTAADADSLGIVIGGSGNGEQIAANKVKGVRAALAWSEQTAALGREHNNANVVAVGARMHTEEEATKFVEIFLNTPYSGDERHTRRIEMLSAYETEGIMPPIPAHHPQQG; from the coding sequence ATGCGCGTCTACATCGGTTCCGACCACGCCGGCTACGAACTCAAGACCCACCTCGTGGAGTGGCTCACCGCCCACGGCCACGAGCCCGTCGACTGCGGTCCCCACATCTACGACGCCCTCGACGACTACCCGCCGTTCTGCCTGCGCGCCGCCGAGAAGACGGCCGCCGACGCGGACAGCCTCGGCATCGTCATCGGCGGCTCCGGCAACGGCGAGCAGATCGCCGCCAACAAGGTCAAGGGCGTCCGTGCCGCCCTCGCCTGGAGCGAGCAGACCGCCGCCCTCGGCCGCGAGCACAACAACGCCAACGTCGTCGCCGTCGGCGCCCGCATGCACACCGAGGAGGAGGCGACCAAGTTCGTCGAGATCTTCCTCAACACCCCGTACTCCGGTGACGAGCGCCACACCCGCCGCATCGAGATGCTGAGCGCGTACGAGACCGAGGGCATCATGCCCCCGATCCCGGCCCACCACCCGCAGCAGGGCTGA
- a CDS encoding amino acid permease has product MNTQPTLAKEGGSTGTTGQTPSDGLKAGLKNRHLSMIAIGGVIGAGLFVGSGSGIAAAGPAILLSYALVGAMVVFVMRMLGEMAAARPSSGSFSAYADQALGRWAGFTIGWLYWFFWVVVLAVEATAGAVILESWIPAVPQWAWALIVMVVLTATNLASVASYGEFEFWFAGIKVVAIGAFVVIGFLAVFGVLPGSDNPGAGFAHLTDAGGFFPMGAGAILTGVLMVVFSFMGSEIVTLAAGESEDPQRAVTKATNSVIWRIGVFYLGSIFVVLTLLPWNDPSIVEKGSYVAALDSIGIPAAGQIMNVIVLTAVLSCLNSGLYTASRMAFSLGQRGDAPKAFAKVDKRGVPRAAILSSVVFGFVAVFFNYEWPDTVFAFLLNSSGAVALFVWLVICVTQLRMRGIILRESPEKLVVRMWLFPYLTWATIGMIVFVLGYMIYDGGSAREQVVLSLLVAALVMAIALVRDRVRKNAVARD; this is encoded by the coding sequence ATGAACACGCAGCCGACCCTCGCCAAGGAAGGCGGCAGCACCGGCACCACCGGTCAGACCCCGTCCGACGGCCTCAAGGCCGGGCTCAAGAACCGCCATCTGTCGATGATCGCGATCGGCGGCGTCATCGGCGCCGGCCTCTTCGTCGGCTCCGGCTCCGGCATCGCCGCCGCCGGGCCCGCGATCCTCCTCTCGTACGCCCTCGTCGGCGCGATGGTCGTGTTCGTCATGCGGATGCTCGGCGAGATGGCGGCCGCGCGCCCCTCCTCCGGCTCCTTCTCGGCCTACGCCGACCAGGCGCTCGGCCGCTGGGCGGGCTTCACCATCGGCTGGCTGTACTGGTTCTTCTGGGTCGTCGTGCTGGCCGTCGAGGCGACCGCCGGCGCCGTCATCCTGGAGAGCTGGATCCCCGCGGTGCCGCAGTGGGCCTGGGCGCTGATCGTCATGGTGGTGCTCACCGCGACCAACCTGGCCTCGGTGGCCTCGTACGGCGAGTTCGAGTTCTGGTTCGCCGGCATCAAGGTCGTCGCCATCGGCGCCTTCGTGGTGATCGGCTTCCTCGCGGTCTTCGGCGTGCTGCCGGGCTCGGACAACCCGGGGGCGGGCTTCGCGCACCTCACCGACGCGGGCGGGTTCTTCCCGATGGGCGCGGGCGCGATCCTGACGGGTGTCCTGATGGTCGTCTTCTCCTTCATGGGCAGCGAGATCGTGACCCTGGCGGCCGGCGAGTCGGAGGACCCGCAGCGGGCCGTGACCAAGGCGACGAACAGCGTGATCTGGCGGATCGGCGTCTTCTACCTGGGCTCGATCTTCGTGGTCCTGACGCTGCTGCCGTGGAACGACCCGTCGATCGTGGAGAAGGGCTCGTACGTCGCCGCCCTCGACTCCATCGGCATCCCGGCCGCCGGCCAGATCATGAACGTGATCGTGCTGACCGCCGTGCTGTCCTGCCTCAACTCGGGCCTCTACACGGCCTCCCGGATGGCCTTCTCGCTGGGTCAGCGCGGTGACGCGCCGAAGGCGTTCGCCAAGGTCGACAAGCGGGGCGTGCCGCGCGCGGCGATCCTCTCCTCGGTCGTCTTCGGCTTCGTCGCGGTCTTCTTCAACTACGAGTGGCCGGACACCGTCTTCGCCTTCCTGCTGAACTCCTCCGGCGCGGTGGCGCTCTTCGTCTGGCTGGTCATCTGCGTGACCCAGCTGCGGATGCGCGGGATCATCCTGCGCGAGTCGCCGGAGAAGCTGGTCGTGCGGATGTGGCTCTTCCCGTACCTGACCTGGGCGACGATCGGCATGATCGTCTTCGTCCTCGGCTACATGATCTACGACGGCGGCAGCGCCCGGGAGCAGGTCGTGCTCTCGCTGCTCGTCGCCGCGCTGGTGATGGCGATCGCGCTGGTCCGGGACCGGGTCAGGAAGAACGCCGTGGCCCGCGACTAG